The genomic DNA TTTACGAGTCCGGCGGCCAGAAGAATCGGCACGCCTGCGAAATGCGTCAGCTTGCCAAGAATTAAAACCTTGCCGGAATGATAACGGACCAAAGTTTCAAATTTATGTAATTTTGTTTGGTCAAGGAGTAAAAAGCGGCCGTATTTTTTTATTGATTTTTCCCGCCCCCAAAAACCGATACTATAGTAAAGGCTATCGCTGACCAGATCGCCGGCGATAATCACCAAGTAAGCCAGAGCGAGATTAAAAAAACCGAGTGAAGCCAATAGTCCGGCGATCATGGCCACCAGGGGCCCCTCAATCACGGTCAATAAAAA from Candidatus Margulisiibacteriota bacterium includes the following:
- a CDS encoding DedA family protein, producing the protein MDQLISFSASTQTILTAIPVLKYGLLFLLTVIEGPLVAMIAGLLASLGFFNLALAYLVIIAGDLVSDSLYYSIGFWGREKSIKKYGRFLLLDQTKLHKFETLVRYHSGKVLILGKLTHFAGVPILLAAGLVKIPYRKFIWYDTLATLPKSLAFLLLGYYFGGLTGTINRYLEYGTLITGGLLAIIFAGYLFAGKYLEKKLSDNK